The Streptomyces sp. 135 sequence GCGTCCTGCCGCTCGCGGTGGCGGTCGTCATGACGGCTCCCCTTCGTCCGGTGTCCTGCACGTGTCCGTGCCCAGTGCTCTCCCGCGCGTGCTCTCCGCCATTGTACGAGAACCGCCGTAGTTTGACATTCAACGTACTACGAGGGCTACCGTACGAGGAGATACCAGCCGCGAGGAATGGAGTCCGCCGTGAGCGCGCTGTTCGAGCCGTACACCCTGCGATCGCTGACGATCCCGAACCGGGTCTGGATGCCCCCGATGTGCCAGTACTCGGCGCCGCCGGAGGGCCCCCAGGCCGGCGTCCCGCAGGACTGGCACTTCGCGCACTACGCGGCGCGCGCCGCCGGCGGCACGGGCCTGATCATCGTCGAGGCCACCGCCGTCAGCCCCGAAGGCCGCATCAGCCCCTATGACCTGGGCATCTGGAACGACACCCAGGTCGAGGCGTTCCGCCGGACGACGGCGTTCCTCAAGAGCCAGGGCACCGTCCCCGGCATCCAGATCGGGCACGCCGGGCGCAAGGCGTCGACCGACCGCCCCTGGAAGGGCGGCACCCCGCTCGGCTTGGAGGAGCACGGCTGGCAGAGCGTCGCGCCCAGCCCCGTCGCCTTCGACGAGCGCCACCCCGTGCCGGCCGAGCTGTCCGTCGAGGGGATCCGCGAGATCGTGGGCCAGTTCGCCGACGCCGCGCGACGCGCGCTGGACGCCGGGTTCGAGGTCGCCGAGATCCACGGCGCGCACGGCTACCTGATCGGCGAGTTCCTCTCCCCGCACAGCAACAAGCGCACCGACGCGTACGGCGGTTCGTACGAGAACCGCACGCGCTTCGCCCTCGAAGTGGTCGACGCCATGCGTGCCGTCTGGCCCGAGGACAAGCCGCTGTTCTTCCGCATATCGGCCACCGACTGGCTGGAGGAGGCGGGCTGGACGGCCGACGACACCGTCCGCTTCGCCGCCGAGCTCAAGGAGCACGGCATCGACCTGCTCGACGTGTCCACGGGCGGCAACGCGGCAGGCGTCCGCATTCCCGTCGGCCCCGGCTACCAGGTGCCGTTCGCCGCGCGGGTGAAGGCCGAGACGGAGCTGCCGGTCGCGGCCGTCGGCCTGATCACCGAGGTGGAGCAGGCCGAGAAGATCGTCGCCAACGGCGAGGCGGACGCGGTCCTGCTGGGACGGGAGCTGCTGCGGGACCCCTCGTGGGCGCGGCGCGCGGCCCGCGAGCTGGGCGGCGAGGTGCATGTGCCGGAGCAGTACCACCGGTCCGTCTGAACCGCCCTCGTCGCCGGGGCCGGTGGGCAAGCCGCGTATTCGCGTGCCTATCGGCCCCCGCACGACGTCTCGGCGAGGGCCTCGAACTCGTCGTCGGTGGGCTTGTACTGCTGCTCGTAGCCGGCGACGCGTTCGGTGATGCTGCGGAAGTACACCTGGAAGGTCAGCGTCCACTGGGTGTCGAGGAAGCGCTTCAGGGCGCCGTTCAGCTTGCGGCAGTCCTCCTTGTGGCCCTCGCGCAGGCCGATGCCGTAGAACTGCTGCTTCTTCACCGTGAT is a genomic window containing:
- a CDS encoding NADH:flavin oxidoreductase/NADH oxidase; this encodes MSALFEPYTLRSLTIPNRVWMPPMCQYSAPPEGPQAGVPQDWHFAHYAARAAGGTGLIIVEATAVSPEGRISPYDLGIWNDTQVEAFRRTTAFLKSQGTVPGIQIGHAGRKASTDRPWKGGTPLGLEEHGWQSVAPSPVAFDERHPVPAELSVEGIREIVGQFADAARRALDAGFEVAEIHGAHGYLIGEFLSPHSNKRTDAYGGSYENRTRFALEVVDAMRAVWPEDKPLFFRISATDWLEEAGWTADDTVRFAAELKEHGIDLLDVSTGGNAAGVRIPVGPGYQVPFAARVKAETELPVAAVGLITEVEQAEKIVANGEADAVLLGRELLRDPSWARRAARELGGEVHVPEQYHRSV